The sequence below is a genomic window from Thiomonas sp. FB-Cd.
CGCCGTGGCAGCGACTTCCTCGGGCCGACCGACGCGACCCATCGGCACGTCGGCTTCCTTCGCCGCCCAAGTGGCGCTCATGTGGTCGAGCGCCAACATGGGGGTGTCCACCGGGCCTGGCGCAATGGCGTTGACACGCACGTGCGGCGCGAACTCACGTGCCAGCGAGCGGGTCAGCGTGATGACTCCGGCCTTGGCGGCCGTGTACGCGGCGAACCCGGCGCGGCCGAGATAGCCGAGTTCCGACGCGACGTTGATGATGCAGCCATTGCCGCGGCTGAGCATGGCGGGAAGGGCAGCCTGGCAGCACAGGAACACGGACTTGAGGTCGGTCGCGAGGACGTGGTCCCATTCCGATTCGCGCATGTCCAGAAACGGCCTTTCCAGCAGGATGCCGGCGTTGTTGACCAGGATGTCGATTCCGCCGTGGCGTTGCAGGCACGCATCCATCATGCGGCGCACGGCATCGCCGTGGGATACGTCGGCCTCCACCGCCCAGGCCGTGCCACCCGCGGCCTCGATCAGCGCCACGGTTTCTTCCGCCAATTGCGCGCGACCGAGGTGGTTGACGACGACCGCCGCGCCAGCACCTGCCATGGCCAATGCGATGGCGCGCCCGATACCGGTGGCCGCGCCTGTGACGAGCGAGGTTTTACCGTTGAGGTTGAGATGCATGGTGGGGCTCGCGATCAATGCAGCAGCTCGCCGTTGTCCACCACGATGCTTTGACCCGTGATGCACTTGGCCAGCGGCGACGCAAGGAAGACGAAGGTGCCGGCGATGTCGTCAGGACCCATGAGTTCGGGAATGGCCTGGACCGCAAGAATTTCGTCCAGCAGCACGGAAGGCTCGACCCCCCTGCGACTGGCCATCGCCTCCAGCGAACGCATGGCCGCATCGGTGCGAACCCAGCCTGGGCACACGGCGTTGACGCGGATGCCACGTGGTGCAAGTTCCGCGGCCAGGGAACGTGTGAGGCCGAGCACCGCGTGCTTGCTCGCGACGTAGGCGGAAAAATAAGGCACACCGGTGCGGCCCCAGATGGAAGACTGGTTGATGATGGTCGCGCCAGGCTCCAGCAGCGGCAGCATGGCGCGGATGAGCTGGTACATGCTGGCAACGTTGTTGTGCAGCAAGGCGGCCCAGCGCGCGTCGGCCTGCGGATCGGCGTCGTCCAGCGGCGTGGCGTATTCCATGCCGGCGTTGTTGACCAAGACGTGAAGCCTGACACCGCCACGCTGCAGTTCATCGCCAAGGGCAGTCGCGGCAGCGCCATCGGCCAGGTCCGCGGCGTGCAGGGTCACCGTGCACCGCGCGCCGAGTTGCGCGGCGGCGGCGGCAAGCCCGGGGCCTGAGCGGTCGACGAGCGCCAGCGCCGCACCACGCTCAGCGAACCCGCGGGCGATGGCCAGCCCGATGCCACTGCCTGCGCCAGTGACCATCACCGTCTTGCCGGAGAAGTCGACATCCCGCACGATGTCTCAGACCGCCGTAAGGAAGGAAACGCCGACGGCGCCATAGAAATCCTCGGCCTTGCCCGCGCCGGCTGTGACCACGCCGTAGTCATCGCTAAGCACGCGCTTGACGCGGTGACGGTGGAAGCCGCGCAGCAGGCTTGCCATGGGCAGCACCTGTACGTCCTCGCCAGCATACAGTTCGCGGTGCAGCGCCGGGAGTCGGTACCAGGGCGCCGTGGGCTTCTCGTGGTGGGCGTTGTGATAACTGAAGTTGAGCAGCAGAAGGTTGAGCCAGGGGTGCCCCAGCGAGACGAGGTTGGAATAGGTGTTGTGCTGCTCATAGGCGTGATCGCGCACCTTGTCGTTGGGAATGCTGCC
It includes:
- a CDS encoding SDR family NAD(P)-dependent oxidoreductase; this translates as MHLNLNGKTSLVTGAATGIGRAIALAMAGAGAAVVVNHLGRAQLAEETVALIEAAGGTAWAVEADVSHGDAVRRMMDACLQRHGGIDILVNNAGILLERPFLDMRESEWDHVLATDLKSVFLCCQAALPAMLSRGNGCIINVASELGYLGRAGFAAYTAAKAGVITLTRSLAREFAPHVRVNAIAPGPVDTPMLALDHMSATWAAKEADVPMGRVGRPEEVAATAVFLASSHASYYCGQTLSPNGGALMV
- a CDS encoding SDR family NAD(P)-dependent oxidoreductase, whose translation is MRDVDFSGKTVMVTGAGSGIGLAIARGFAERGAALALVDRSGPGLAAAAAQLGARCTVTLHAADLADGAAATALGDELQRGGVRLHVLVNNAGMEYATPLDDADPQADARWAALLHNNVASMYQLIRAMLPLLEPGATIINQSSIWGRTGVPYFSAYVASKHAVLGLTRSLAAELAPRGIRVNAVCPGWVRTDAAMRSLEAMASRRGVEPSVLLDEILAVQAIPELMGPDDIAGTFVFLASPLAKCITGQSIVVDNGELLH